A genomic segment from Nicotiana tabacum cultivar K326 chromosome 9, ASM71507v2, whole genome shotgun sequence encodes:
- the LOC142163812 gene encoding uncharacterized protein LOC142163812: MTFLVWNVRGINKRYKQKDLKLYLKNKYIKLSGLLETRVKETSINRVFKNIVPGWALQCNYQSAVNGKIWLTWDPNIYCVDIDRVEAQLIHCLARGRMDGFEAYFTLVYGFNTLEQRKALSISLNDISVHMTKPWILSGDFNAMLYTQDRLYSNPVTMNEMADFSDCIHTLLLNELPWKWDYYTWSDKQQGADRILSRIDRVFGNDMWIMNCGIVCTEYDTPLISDHL, translated from the coding sequence ATGACCTTCTTAGTGTGGAATGTTAGGGGTATTAACAAGAGAtacaagcaaaaggatctaaagtTATATTTGAAGAATAAGTACATTAAACTATCAGGCCTGCTTGAAACTAGAGTTAAAGAAACTAGTATTAATAGAGTATTCAAAAATATAGTACCAGGTTGGGCACTGCAATGCAATTACCAAAGTGCAGTGAATGGAAAAATATGGCTTACCTGGGATCCTAATATATACTGTGTGGATATTGACAGAGTAGAGGCTCAACTAATTCACTGCTTAGCCAGGGGAAGGATGGATGGGTTTGAAGCATACTTTACACTGGTGTATGGCTTTAATACTTTGGAACAAAGGAAGGCTCTATCGATAAGTTTGAATGACATCTCTGTTCATATGACCAAACCTTGGATTTTAAGTGGTGATTTTAATGCCATGCTATATACACAGGATAGGTTGTATAGCAATCCAGTTACAATGAATGAAATGGCTGATTTCTCAGACTGCATTCACACACTTCTCCTGAATGAGTTACCATGGAAATGGGACTACTACACCTGGTCCGATAAACAACAGGGTGCAGACAGGATACTAAGTAGAATTGATAGGGTATTTGGCAATGACATGTGGATTATGAACTGTGGCATTGTGTGCACTGAGTATGACACACCTCTGATATCTGATCACCTATGA